The following are encoded together in the Lathyrus oleraceus cultivar Zhongwan6 chromosome 3, CAAS_Psat_ZW6_1.0, whole genome shotgun sequence genome:
- the LOC127132616 gene encoding calvin cycle protein CP12-2, chloroplastic yields the protein MATISGLSLSNPRLLFNSPGFPQTIKISSASSLSTRQTLTGSGRMKIVQPVRAAPEQISKKVEESIKSAQETCVDDPVSGECVAAWDEVEELSAAASHARDRKKESDPLEDYCKDNSETDECKTYDN from the coding sequence ATGGCAACAATAAGTGGTCTAAGTCTCTCAAACCCTAGGCTTCTCTTCAACTCACCGGGATTTCCACAAACCATCAAGATCTCCTCAGCATCGTCGCTCTCAACACGCCAAACCTTAACTGGATCAGGTAGGATGAAGATAGTTCAACCTGTTCGTGCTGCACCAGAACAAATATCGAAGAAGGTGGAGGAGAGCATAAAGAGCGCGCAAGAGACGTGTGTTGATGATCCAGTTAGTGGAGAATGCGTGGCGGCGTGGGATGAGGTGGAGGAACTGAGCGCGGCGGCGAGCCATGCAAGGGATAGGAAGAAGGAGTCTGACCCGTTGGAGGATTACTGTAAGGATAACTCGGAGACTGATGAGTGCAAGACTTATGATAACTGA